Proteins from a single region of Primulina tabacum isolate GXHZ01 chromosome 5, ASM2559414v2, whole genome shotgun sequence:
- the LOC142547266 gene encoding TNF receptor-associated factor homolog 1a-like isoform X1, with protein sequence MELSKVMDGFIDADALVIKSQVQVIKERVDRPFRCLDCQYRRELVRVYLANVETICGHFVEECRGKLLNLIEDEARWSSFRAFWLAMDQSSRCCMSQEKTDTILKVIVKHFFIEKEVTSTLVMDSLYSGLKALQGQTNGKKIKGKYLEMEDLPLPFICIEKEMLALGDDVLPLLERAAMEPLPSKDEKGPQNRTKDVAAGDEFNKDSVERDERRLTELGRRTIEIFVLAHIFSKIEVAYQEAVSLKRQEELIREEEAAWLADIEQKMKYGPLDKEKKSKKKQAKQKRNTRKGKDKVRNDKPESNALEKAEEDEKKDILNSEPATVLETFDAVEDADCVPELLPPDSADREESPVNWDAIVSGLHPSSEGSSNENSGLSRAQNGREGCNLSMVDDSSSTCSTESVLSIVTSLPHNGNSCNNKIQIDSICARNHRRKITPDTAHWVNEELSQPPESIPDGVQSNDASQSSKTFESNYKALVRSSPDVHLTGQKVGKEEVNSNLGDKNLCRVEVDGDRTIYVVPPLKSPSISTPSIAASKLQVTANPIVAKKPFSESEKQDRTSTISNSDENATTSQSDTQKFATPKHAENPSENQVCVGEKAPMQHARVATDKPSMPQVPVMSRPLRDRPAVSVVSLAESYIPQSYRNAIIGSQVTGNSSTYTQNHSASSVTHASLFLPHSSDMMDSNSIRRRFPFGTVNHHDRLQNRPPWMETPLVDNSRNLTGDHAPLLNEMPCYDLYSPVHRRSQDRPSEFPASISGRQNHVSVDEFPHIDIINELLDDEHGIGMGYQSFKHGSHRINRQYSFPSYNHGMPSSQVLSPGLCRFERTRSYLDDGFRHGYGSFTGNPFDSVRDIRLHTGPRPYVNRHIDGLTSNQWQTSGDMPCSSISNGEIDGYPSHVLDFPNHAIGGVNSYSVIRPSNGF encoded by the exons ATGGAGCTATCAAAGGTCATGGATGGGTTTATTGATGCTGACGCTTTGGTAATTAAATCTCAAGTCCAAGTCATAaa GGAGAGAGTCGACCGTCCGTTCCGTTGCCTCGATTGTCAGTATAGGAGGGAACTCGTTCGTGTGTATTTGGCAAACGTAGAAACAATTTGCGGACATTTTGTAGAAGAATGTCGGGGAAAGCTTTTGAATCTTATAGAGGATGAAGctagatggtctag CTTCCGAGCTTTCTGGTTGGCCATGGACCAAAGTTCCAGGTGCTGCATGTCTCAGGAAAAAACAGACACAATACTAAAAGTAATTGTGAAGCATTTCTTCATAGAAAAAGAAGTCACATCCACCCTGGTCATGGATTCATTGTACAGTGGTCTGAAGGCTCTTCAAGGCCAGACTAACGGGAAGAAAATCAAGGGAAAATATTTGGAAATGGAAGATTTACCACTTCCTTTTATTTGCATTGAGAAAGAAATGCTTGCACTGGGGGATGATGTGTTGCCACTTTTGGAGAGGGCTGCCATGGAACCTTTGCCTTCAAAGGATGAGAAAGGTCCACAAAATCGTACAAAG GATGTGGCTGCTGGAGACGAGTTCAACAAAGATTCTGTTGAACGTGATGAGAGGCGACTGACTGAATTGGGACGTCGGACGATTGAGATATTTGTATTGGCTCATATTTTTAG TAAAATTGAAGTTGCATACCAGGAGGCGGTTTCCTTAAAGAGGCAAGAAGAGCTCATTCGTGAAGAGGAAGCAGCTTGGCTTGCTGATATTGAGCAGAAAATGAAATACGGACCACTGGACAAGGAAAAGAAATCTAAAAAAAAGCAG GCCAAACAGAAACGGAACACTCGCAAAGGGAAGGACAAGGTAAGAAACGATAAGCCTGAATCTAATGCCCTGGAGAAGGCTGAGGAAGATGAAAAAAAGGACATCTTAAATTCTGAGCCAGCAACAGTACTTGAAACATTTGATGCAGTGGAAGATGCTGATTGTGTTCCTGAATTACTTCCACCAGATTCAGCAGATAGAGAAGAGAGTCCTGTCAATTGGGATGCTATTGTTTCTGGGTTGCACCCTTCCTCAGAAGGAAGTAGCAACGAGAATAGTGGGCTTTCACGTGCTCAGAATGGAAGAGAAGGATGTAATCTATCTATGGTAGATGATAGTTCATCAACATGTTCCACTGAGTCAGTTCTTTCAATTGTAACTAGTCTGCCTCATAATGGCAATTCTTGCAATAATAAAATCCAAATAGATTCAATTTG TGCCAGGAACCATCGACGCAAGATTACTCCCGATACAGCTCATTGGGTTAATGAAGAACTTAGTCAACCACCTGAGAGCATTCCAGATGGAGTGCAGTCGAACGATGCTTCCCAAAGTTCAAAAACATTTGAATCTAACTATAAAGCTCTTGTTCGATCTTCACCGGATGTACACTTGACTGGACAAAAGGTTGGGAAG GAGGAAGTAAATAGCAATCTCGGTGACAAAAACCTGTGTAGAGTAGAAGTAGATGGTGACCGGACAATATATGTTGTGCCACCTCTCAAGAGCCCTTCCATAAGCACTCCATCTATTGCTGCTTCGAAGTTGCAAGTTACGGCCAATCCTATTGTGGCTAAGAAGCCTTTTTCAGAGAGTGAAAAACAAGACAGAACAAGTACCATTTCAAATTCTGATGAAAATGCAACCACGTCACAGAGTGATACTCAGAAATTTGCAACTCCAAAGCATGCTGAAAATCCTTCAGAAAATCAAGTTTGTGTTGGTGAAAAAGCTCCTATGCAGCATGCACGTGTTGCAACTGATAAGCCCTCAATGCCGCAAGTGCCAGTTATGTCCAGGCCCTTGAGGGACAGGCCTGCTGTTTCAGTGGTTTCTCTTGCTGAGAGTTACATTCCTCAATCCTATCGAAATGCAATCATTGGTAGCCAAGTTACTGGAAATTCATCTACGTACACTCAGAATCATTCAGCAAGTTCAGTGACACATGCATCATTATTTTTACCTCACAGTTCTGACATGATGGATTCAAATTCAATCAGACGAAGATTCCCATTTGGAACAGTGAATCATCATGATAGATTACAGAATAGGCCACCATGGATGGAAACTCCCCTAGTGGATAACAGCAGGAACTTAACTGGTGATCATGCTCCGCTACTTAATGAAATGCCATGCTATGATTTGTATAGTCCGGTGCACAGGAGATCCCAAGACCGTCCATCCGAGTTTCCAGCCTCCATATCTGGTCGGCAAAATCATGTGTCAGTGGATGAGTTTCCGCACAtagatatcatcaatgagttgCTTGATGATGAACATGGAATTGGGATGGGTTATCAGAGTTTCAAACATGGGTCTCACAGGATAAACCGGCAATATAGCTTCCCCAGTTACAACCATGGCATGCCAAGCAGCCAGGTCCTATCACCAGGTTTGTGTAGGTTTGAGAGGACGCGAAGCTATCTTGATGATGGGTTTCGGCACGGATATGGTTCGTTTACCGGGAATCCGTTTGATTCAGTCCGGGATATACGGCTCCATACTGGTCCAAGACCGTATGTAAACCGGCATATTGATGGTTTGACGAGTAATCAGTGGCAAACATCCGGTGATATGCCCTGTTCAAGCATCAGCAATGGAGAAATTGATGGATATCCCTCCCATGTACTGGATTTCCCGAATCATGCCATTGGTGGTGTCAATAGTTATTCAGTTATCCGGCCATCGAATGGGTTTTGA
- the LOC142547266 gene encoding TNF receptor-associated factor homolog 1a-like isoform X3, which yields MDQSSRCCMSQEKTDTILKVIVKHFFIEKEVTSTLVMDSLYSGLKALQGQTNGKKIKGKYLEMEDLPLPFICIEKEMLALGDDVLPLLERAAMEPLPSKDEKGPQNRTKDVAAGDEFNKDSVERDERRLTELGRRTIEIFVLAHIFSKIEVAYQEAVSLKRQEELIREEEAAWLADIEQKMKYGPLDKEKKSKKKQAKQKRNTRKGKDKVRNDKPESNALEKAEEDEKKDILNSEPATVLETFDAVEDADCVPELLPPDSADREESPVNWDAIVSGLHPSSEGSSNENSGLSRAQNGREGCNLSMVDDSSSTCSTESVLSIVTSLPHNGNSCNNKIQIDSICARNHRRKITPDTAHWVNEELSQPPESIPDGVQSNDASQSSKTFESNYKALVRSSPDVHLTGQKVGKEEVNSNLGDKNLCRVEVDGDRTIYVVPPLKSPSISTPSIAASKLQVTANPIVAKKPFSESEKQDRTSTISNSDENATTSQSDTQKFATPKHAENPSENQVCVGEKAPMQHARVATDKPSMPQVPVMSRPLRDRPAVSVVSLAESYIPQSYRNAIIGSQVTGNSSTYTQNHSASSVTHASLFLPHSSDMMDSNSIRRRFPFGTVNHHDRLQNRPPWMETPLVDNSRNLTGDHAPLLNEMPCYDLYSPVHRRSQDRPSEFPASISGRQNHVSVDEFPHIDIINELLDDEHGIGMGYQSFKHGSHRINRQYSFPSYNHGMPSSQVLSPGLCRFERTRSYLDDGFRHGYGSFTGNPFDSVRDIRLHTGPRPYVNRHIDGLTSNQWQTSGDMPCSSISNGEIDGYPSHVLDFPNHAIGGVNSYSVIRPSNGF from the exons ATGGACCAAAGTTCCAGGTGCTGCATGTCTCAGGAAAAAACAGACACAATACTAAAAGTAATTGTGAAGCATTTCTTCATAGAAAAAGAAGTCACATCCACCCTGGTCATGGATTCATTGTACAGTGGTCTGAAGGCTCTTCAAGGCCAGACTAACGGGAAGAAAATCAAGGGAAAATATTTGGAAATGGAAGATTTACCACTTCCTTTTATTTGCATTGAGAAAGAAATGCTTGCACTGGGGGATGATGTGTTGCCACTTTTGGAGAGGGCTGCCATGGAACCTTTGCCTTCAAAGGATGAGAAAGGTCCACAAAATCGTACAAAG GATGTGGCTGCTGGAGACGAGTTCAACAAAGATTCTGTTGAACGTGATGAGAGGCGACTGACTGAATTGGGACGTCGGACGATTGAGATATTTGTATTGGCTCATATTTTTAG TAAAATTGAAGTTGCATACCAGGAGGCGGTTTCCTTAAAGAGGCAAGAAGAGCTCATTCGTGAAGAGGAAGCAGCTTGGCTTGCTGATATTGAGCAGAAAATGAAATACGGACCACTGGACAAGGAAAAGAAATCTAAAAAAAAGCAG GCCAAACAGAAACGGAACACTCGCAAAGGGAAGGACAAGGTAAGAAACGATAAGCCTGAATCTAATGCCCTGGAGAAGGCTGAGGAAGATGAAAAAAAGGACATCTTAAATTCTGAGCCAGCAACAGTACTTGAAACATTTGATGCAGTGGAAGATGCTGATTGTGTTCCTGAATTACTTCCACCAGATTCAGCAGATAGAGAAGAGAGTCCTGTCAATTGGGATGCTATTGTTTCTGGGTTGCACCCTTCCTCAGAAGGAAGTAGCAACGAGAATAGTGGGCTTTCACGTGCTCAGAATGGAAGAGAAGGATGTAATCTATCTATGGTAGATGATAGTTCATCAACATGTTCCACTGAGTCAGTTCTTTCAATTGTAACTAGTCTGCCTCATAATGGCAATTCTTGCAATAATAAAATCCAAATAGATTCAATTTG TGCCAGGAACCATCGACGCAAGATTACTCCCGATACAGCTCATTGGGTTAATGAAGAACTTAGTCAACCACCTGAGAGCATTCCAGATGGAGTGCAGTCGAACGATGCTTCCCAAAGTTCAAAAACATTTGAATCTAACTATAAAGCTCTTGTTCGATCTTCACCGGATGTACACTTGACTGGACAAAAGGTTGGGAAG GAGGAAGTAAATAGCAATCTCGGTGACAAAAACCTGTGTAGAGTAGAAGTAGATGGTGACCGGACAATATATGTTGTGCCACCTCTCAAGAGCCCTTCCATAAGCACTCCATCTATTGCTGCTTCGAAGTTGCAAGTTACGGCCAATCCTATTGTGGCTAAGAAGCCTTTTTCAGAGAGTGAAAAACAAGACAGAACAAGTACCATTTCAAATTCTGATGAAAATGCAACCACGTCACAGAGTGATACTCAGAAATTTGCAACTCCAAAGCATGCTGAAAATCCTTCAGAAAATCAAGTTTGTGTTGGTGAAAAAGCTCCTATGCAGCATGCACGTGTTGCAACTGATAAGCCCTCAATGCCGCAAGTGCCAGTTATGTCCAGGCCCTTGAGGGACAGGCCTGCTGTTTCAGTGGTTTCTCTTGCTGAGAGTTACATTCCTCAATCCTATCGAAATGCAATCATTGGTAGCCAAGTTACTGGAAATTCATCTACGTACACTCAGAATCATTCAGCAAGTTCAGTGACACATGCATCATTATTTTTACCTCACAGTTCTGACATGATGGATTCAAATTCAATCAGACGAAGATTCCCATTTGGAACAGTGAATCATCATGATAGATTACAGAATAGGCCACCATGGATGGAAACTCCCCTAGTGGATAACAGCAGGAACTTAACTGGTGATCATGCTCCGCTACTTAATGAAATGCCATGCTATGATTTGTATAGTCCGGTGCACAGGAGATCCCAAGACCGTCCATCCGAGTTTCCAGCCTCCATATCTGGTCGGCAAAATCATGTGTCAGTGGATGAGTTTCCGCACAtagatatcatcaatgagttgCTTGATGATGAACATGGAATTGGGATGGGTTATCAGAGTTTCAAACATGGGTCTCACAGGATAAACCGGCAATATAGCTTCCCCAGTTACAACCATGGCATGCCAAGCAGCCAGGTCCTATCACCAGGTTTGTGTAGGTTTGAGAGGACGCGAAGCTATCTTGATGATGGGTTTCGGCACGGATATGGTTCGTTTACCGGGAATCCGTTTGATTCAGTCCGGGATATACGGCTCCATACTGGTCCAAGACCGTATGTAAACCGGCATATTGATGGTTTGACGAGTAATCAGTGGCAAACATCCGGTGATATGCCCTGTTCAAGCATCAGCAATGGAGAAATTGATGGATATCCCTCCCATGTACTGGATTTCCCGAATCATGCCATTGGTGGTGTCAATAGTTATTCAGTTATCCGGCCATCGAATGGGTTTTGA
- the LOC142547266 gene encoding TNF receptor-associated factor homolog 1a-like isoform X2: MKLDGLGTGFRAFWLAMDQSSRCCMSQEKTDTILKVIVKHFFIEKEVTSTLVMDSLYSGLKALQGQTNGKKIKGKYLEMEDLPLPFICIEKEMLALGDDVLPLLERAAMEPLPSKDEKGPQNRTKDVAAGDEFNKDSVERDERRLTELGRRTIEIFVLAHIFSKIEVAYQEAVSLKRQEELIREEEAAWLADIEQKMKYGPLDKEKKSKKKQAKQKRNTRKGKDKVRNDKPESNALEKAEEDEKKDILNSEPATVLETFDAVEDADCVPELLPPDSADREESPVNWDAIVSGLHPSSEGSSNENSGLSRAQNGREGCNLSMVDDSSSTCSTESVLSIVTSLPHNGNSCNNKIQIDSICARNHRRKITPDTAHWVNEELSQPPESIPDGVQSNDASQSSKTFESNYKALVRSSPDVHLTGQKVGKEEVNSNLGDKNLCRVEVDGDRTIYVVPPLKSPSISTPSIAASKLQVTANPIVAKKPFSESEKQDRTSTISNSDENATTSQSDTQKFATPKHAENPSENQVCVGEKAPMQHARVATDKPSMPQVPVMSRPLRDRPAVSVVSLAESYIPQSYRNAIIGSQVTGNSSTYTQNHSASSVTHASLFLPHSSDMMDSNSIRRRFPFGTVNHHDRLQNRPPWMETPLVDNSRNLTGDHAPLLNEMPCYDLYSPVHRRSQDRPSEFPASISGRQNHVSVDEFPHIDIINELLDDEHGIGMGYQSFKHGSHRINRQYSFPSYNHGMPSSQVLSPGLCRFERTRSYLDDGFRHGYGSFTGNPFDSVRDIRLHTGPRPYVNRHIDGLTSNQWQTSGDMPCSSISNGEIDGYPSHVLDFPNHAIGGVNSYSVIRPSNGF, from the exons ATGAAGctagatggtctaggtactgg CTTCCGAGCTTTCTGGTTGGCCATGGACCAAAGTTCCAGGTGCTGCATGTCTCAGGAAAAAACAGACACAATACTAAAAGTAATTGTGAAGCATTTCTTCATAGAAAAAGAAGTCACATCCACCCTGGTCATGGATTCATTGTACAGTGGTCTGAAGGCTCTTCAAGGCCAGACTAACGGGAAGAAAATCAAGGGAAAATATTTGGAAATGGAAGATTTACCACTTCCTTTTATTTGCATTGAGAAAGAAATGCTTGCACTGGGGGATGATGTGTTGCCACTTTTGGAGAGGGCTGCCATGGAACCTTTGCCTTCAAAGGATGAGAAAGGTCCACAAAATCGTACAAAG GATGTGGCTGCTGGAGACGAGTTCAACAAAGATTCTGTTGAACGTGATGAGAGGCGACTGACTGAATTGGGACGTCGGACGATTGAGATATTTGTATTGGCTCATATTTTTAG TAAAATTGAAGTTGCATACCAGGAGGCGGTTTCCTTAAAGAGGCAAGAAGAGCTCATTCGTGAAGAGGAAGCAGCTTGGCTTGCTGATATTGAGCAGAAAATGAAATACGGACCACTGGACAAGGAAAAGAAATCTAAAAAAAAGCAG GCCAAACAGAAACGGAACACTCGCAAAGGGAAGGACAAGGTAAGAAACGATAAGCCTGAATCTAATGCCCTGGAGAAGGCTGAGGAAGATGAAAAAAAGGACATCTTAAATTCTGAGCCAGCAACAGTACTTGAAACATTTGATGCAGTGGAAGATGCTGATTGTGTTCCTGAATTACTTCCACCAGATTCAGCAGATAGAGAAGAGAGTCCTGTCAATTGGGATGCTATTGTTTCTGGGTTGCACCCTTCCTCAGAAGGAAGTAGCAACGAGAATAGTGGGCTTTCACGTGCTCAGAATGGAAGAGAAGGATGTAATCTATCTATGGTAGATGATAGTTCATCAACATGTTCCACTGAGTCAGTTCTTTCAATTGTAACTAGTCTGCCTCATAATGGCAATTCTTGCAATAATAAAATCCAAATAGATTCAATTTG TGCCAGGAACCATCGACGCAAGATTACTCCCGATACAGCTCATTGGGTTAATGAAGAACTTAGTCAACCACCTGAGAGCATTCCAGATGGAGTGCAGTCGAACGATGCTTCCCAAAGTTCAAAAACATTTGAATCTAACTATAAAGCTCTTGTTCGATCTTCACCGGATGTACACTTGACTGGACAAAAGGTTGGGAAG GAGGAAGTAAATAGCAATCTCGGTGACAAAAACCTGTGTAGAGTAGAAGTAGATGGTGACCGGACAATATATGTTGTGCCACCTCTCAAGAGCCCTTCCATAAGCACTCCATCTATTGCTGCTTCGAAGTTGCAAGTTACGGCCAATCCTATTGTGGCTAAGAAGCCTTTTTCAGAGAGTGAAAAACAAGACAGAACAAGTACCATTTCAAATTCTGATGAAAATGCAACCACGTCACAGAGTGATACTCAGAAATTTGCAACTCCAAAGCATGCTGAAAATCCTTCAGAAAATCAAGTTTGTGTTGGTGAAAAAGCTCCTATGCAGCATGCACGTGTTGCAACTGATAAGCCCTCAATGCCGCAAGTGCCAGTTATGTCCAGGCCCTTGAGGGACAGGCCTGCTGTTTCAGTGGTTTCTCTTGCTGAGAGTTACATTCCTCAATCCTATCGAAATGCAATCATTGGTAGCCAAGTTACTGGAAATTCATCTACGTACACTCAGAATCATTCAGCAAGTTCAGTGACACATGCATCATTATTTTTACCTCACAGTTCTGACATGATGGATTCAAATTCAATCAGACGAAGATTCCCATTTGGAACAGTGAATCATCATGATAGATTACAGAATAGGCCACCATGGATGGAAACTCCCCTAGTGGATAACAGCAGGAACTTAACTGGTGATCATGCTCCGCTACTTAATGAAATGCCATGCTATGATTTGTATAGTCCGGTGCACAGGAGATCCCAAGACCGTCCATCCGAGTTTCCAGCCTCCATATCTGGTCGGCAAAATCATGTGTCAGTGGATGAGTTTCCGCACAtagatatcatcaatgagttgCTTGATGATGAACATGGAATTGGGATGGGTTATCAGAGTTTCAAACATGGGTCTCACAGGATAAACCGGCAATATAGCTTCCCCAGTTACAACCATGGCATGCCAAGCAGCCAGGTCCTATCACCAGGTTTGTGTAGGTTTGAGAGGACGCGAAGCTATCTTGATGATGGGTTTCGGCACGGATATGGTTCGTTTACCGGGAATCCGTTTGATTCAGTCCGGGATATACGGCTCCATACTGGTCCAAGACCGTATGTAAACCGGCATATTGATGGTTTGACGAGTAATCAGTGGCAAACATCCGGTGATATGCCCTGTTCAAGCATCAGCAATGGAGAAATTGATGGATATCCCTCCCATGTACTGGATTTCCCGAATCATGCCATTGGTGGTGTCAATAGTTATTCAGTTATCCGGCCATCGAATGGGTTTTGA